The sequence TCCATACAGCTTTCATAACAGCTTTGAAGCAGTTCTGCTTCGTGGTATCCGCCGCCGCGCCAAACAGGGCCGGGCGTATGAATCACATATTTAGCGGGCAGGCGGTATCCTTTTGTGATCTTCGCCTGTCCTGTTTTACATCCATGAAGCGCTGCGCATTCTTTGAGAAGCTCCGGTCCCGCCGCGCGGTGGATCGCCCCGTCCACGCCGCCTCCGCCCAGCAGCGTCTCGTTGGCTGCATTCACGATCGCATCGGCGCTGATTTGGGTGATATTTCCCCTTATAACCTCGATTTTCATAGTTCTTCCCTTTCCGGATAGCGGTCTATGGCCGTCACCGGACACGTCTCTGCGCATAGTCCGCAATGCAGGCAATGTTCCTGCCGGATCGTATACGGCGTTCCTGCCTCAATGCAGTTTTGCGGACATACCTCTGCGCACCGTCCGCACGAAATACATCCTGCAGTGATGTGGAACCCTTTCTTTTGTTCCTCCGGACGTCCCACGAAGAACGTTTGCCGAAAAATCGGCGTTTGTGCAAGATTGAAATATTCTCCCTGCCCTTCGAACAGGCAAAACACTTCCAATATGTTGCGGCTGTCGCCCGGATAAACATCGTTCATAGAAGGATTCTTTTCGAAAATCTGCGCCAAATAATCCTGCGATACCCGCCTTACCCTGCCGCGCAAGCTGACCATTTCCCAGTTTTTAGTCATGCCCGTAATGGCAACAAATTCCTGATTCAGCACCTGCTGGTAAAAATTCTTGCCCCGCGCCGTGAGAAAATACAGGCAATCGTCTTCCACCATCATCACGTCGATAATACGCACGTCCGGTCTGCCGTTTTCGTCCACCGTCGCGAACGCGCAGTCCTTTATTTCCCGCAGCACCCTTAAATACTCTTTTGTTTCCATAAAAACGCCCCCCTTTTAGTTCATATTCATTATAATAAATAAGCGCAGTTTGCGTCAAAATTTTTCTTGCTGAAAAATGTGCCGTACTATGGTAAAATAAACGCGTATCTTATTTTGAAACAAAGGAGTCTTTGATTATGATAGTTGAGCCAAAGGTGAGAGGATTCATCTGCACGACCGCGCATCCCCAGGGTTGCCGCGAAAACGTCAGGCGGCAGATCGAATATGTAAAAGGAAAACCGAAAATGCCGGGCGTCAAAAACGTACTGGTGATCGGCTGCTCGACAGGTTACGGCCTTGCTTCGCGTATTGCCGCCGCATACCTGGGCGGGGCGGCCACCATCGGCGTGATGTTCGAGCGCAGCGCGAGCGGCAAACGCACGGCTTCCTCCGGATGGTACAACACGGCTGCTTTCGAAGAATTCGCGCATGCGGACGGCCTGTATGCAAAGACGATCAACGGCGACGCTTTTTCAAAGGAAATCAAGGCGCAGACCGCGAAGCTCATCGAGCGGGATTTAGGCCAGGTCGATATGGTGGTATACAGCCTCGCATCCCCGCGCCGCACAGTCGCTGACGGGACGACCTATTCTTCCGTTCTGAAAACGACGGATACCGATTATACGAATAAATCCATCGACCTTACGACCCGAAAAATATCCGAGGTCACAGTCACGCCCGCCACGGAACAGGAAATCGCCGATACCGTTAAGGTGATGGGCGGCGAGGACTGGAAAGACTGGATCGCCGCTCTGCAAAACGCCGGCGTGCTGGCGGACGGTGCGGTGACCGTCGCCTATTCTTATATCGGGCCGGAAATCACTTATCCCATGTATACAAACGGTTCCATCGGAAAGGCGAAAGAGCATTTATTCAGGACTTCGCAGGAAATCAACAAGGAGTTTTCCGGCGTTACCGCTTATATCTCCGTTAACAAGGGGCTGGTAACGCAGTCTTCTGCGGCAATCCCCATCGTTCCGCTTTATATCTCCATCCTTTACAAAGTAATGAAAGAAAAGGGCCTGCACGAGGGATGTATCGAGCAGATGTACCGCCTGTTCGCCGACCGGCTGCTCAAGGAGCAGGTTCCCACCGACGAGCGCGGCATGATCCGCCTGGACGATTGGGAGATGCGCGGCGACGTACAGGACGCGGTTGCAAAAGCATGGGAGCAAATCAACGACGACAATTTGGAACAGCTTGCGGATGTCGCCGGTTATTGGGATGATTTTTACCAGATGTTCGGCTTTCAGCTCGCGGATGTTGATTATGCCGCGGATGTGGAAACGGAAGTCAGTGTGCCGAGTATCGGCGAGTAATAAAGGAGCGTATTATGTTTGTACTAATCGACAATGCCAATATTGATGAGATACGGAAGCTTTACGACGGCTTTCCTTACGACGGGGTGACCACGAATCCATCTATTTTACTGAAAGAACACCAGAATATTTTCCGTGTTTTAAAGGAAATCCGGTCGTTCATTCCCAAGGAATCCATGCTGCATGCGCAGCTTATCTCGGATACTGCGGAAAAAATGGTGGAAGAGGCGCACTTCATGCTGCGCGAGCTGGGCGACGACCTTTTCGTCAAGGTTCCGGTTACGCCTGAGGGCCTGCGCGCCATTCGCTTGCTGCGAAAGGAAGACATCAATATCACGGCGACCGTCGTCTATAACGCTATGCAGGCGTTCATGGCGGCAAAGGCGGGGGCGCGGTTTGCCGCTCCTTACATCAACCGGCTCGATAATATGGGGGCGGACGGTATTCAGGTCGCCAAGGACATCCACGATATTTTCCGGATCCATAACATGGAAGCCCAGGTTCTTGCCGCAAGCTTCCGCAACTCGCACCAGGTGTTAAGCCTGTGCAAATACGGCATTGGCGCCATTACCGCAGGACCGGATGTGCTGCGTGCGCTTACCTATCACGACGCGACCATGTGCGCGGACGAGAACTTTGAACAGGATTTCCTGGCGCTCGTCAACGAAGTAGAGGGAACGCATCTCAAATAATCTTCGATTCAAAAAGTAATCAAAAAGCCGGCACAAGGCGCGCCGGCTTTTTTCTATTCTGTCTGGGCAACCGCTTGGTTGATGACGTATTCTATGCGGTTAAAGGTCACGCCTGCCTCTTTTAACTCCTCGGAAAGACCGAAAGCCAGTTCGGCGCTTCCCCCCGCCTCAATGGGCGTATCCGTTTGCTTCATCTGGGCGTATACGATCCCCGTATCGTCGGCAAACTTCACCGTAACGCTGAACATCCGGCATACCTGCTGCGCATTATTCTGTACGGTAAGCTTAATACCTTCCTCCGTCTGCTCGCTTTGAACATTTATTTGGTCGGTGATGTCGCTGTATTCATTCGCCGTCATAAAAACGTTTACGCTCGCGTCCATAGCCGGCGGCAGCTCGTCCGGTTTCTTCTCGATGGGGATCACGATGCTGCGTCCCGCGCCCACCTGGTAAAATACGAGATCCTGTTTTTGCGACATATCCGGAGACGAGAGTTCCACCACCATCTTGGGGATAGCAATATCATTGGTATTTTTCACCTGTATGATCATATTGTTACCGGCAATGATCGTTGAAGTGCATTCGACCCGTTCCCGATATTTTTCGATGGAATCCTGTACCTTGCGCTCATCATAGACCGCAGCCCCGCTGCTTTTTTGCGCCGCGTCCTCAGGAACGATTCCTTCGCGTATCAACTCACTGATTTCATCATCCGTAAGCGGCGATTCCCCACTGCTTTCCGAGGGCTCCTCCGGCGCGCTGGGAACGCTTTCCGAGGGCTTTGCCGAGGAAATGACCTGCACCTTGCCCGGCTCAGGCAGGGCGCATGCGCTCAGGGTATAAACAATCATTAACATGCTCATCGACATGATCAATATCTTTTTCATATGCCGGTCTTTTTTAATCCTTATCTTCGTTTAGAATACTGCCATTATAGCAGACCCGCAAAAAAGGTGGGGGAAATCTGCGGAATATTAACAGATTGTTTACGGTTCCGCCACATATAGGGAGATTTTACATTGGATTGACGCGGCGAACGTTTGCTGTTAAAATAAATTGACATTAGGAATCGGGAATGAAGTTCTCCCGTGGGAAACCAGAACCGCTTTTATGCTGATGACTTCTGCGCAACGCAGGAGCTGTCAGCTTTTTTATTGAGGAAAGGAAACGAAATTTATGGTTGAGTTTTTATTGGTTGGCGCAGGCGGCTTTATCGGCTGCTGCCTGCGTTTTTTGATCACCAAGCTGATATTGCCGCTACCCTTGCAGATGCCCCTGGCGACGCTTCTTTCGAATATCATCGCCGGTTTTCTGGTAGGTTTCATTACCGGTATGGAGAAGCAGACGGCTTTCATCACTCCGCGCGCGAAGCTCTTCTTGACGACGGGCATGTTCGGCGGGCTTTCTACCTTTTCCACATTCAGCATGGAAACTGTTCATTTATTTTTGGCGGCGGATTATGTCCGCGCCTTTGGCAATATTGTTTTCAACCTCATTTTCAGCTTTCTCGGCGTTATCCTCGGCAT comes from Christensenellaceae bacterium and encodes:
- the ymdB gene encoding RNase III inhibitor, which encodes MKIEVIRGNITQISADAIVNAANETLLGGGGVDGAIHRAAGPELLKECAALHGCKTGQAKITKGYRLPAKYVIHTPGPVWRGGGYHEAELLQSCYESCMELAHKYGVKKIAFPSVSTGVYHFPLRQAAEIAVTAISKMLAAYPDIEEAVMVCFDGKTKSAYDEALEKIRKA
- the fabV gene encoding enoyl-[acyl-carrier-protein] reductase [NADH] gives rise to the protein MIVEPKVRGFICTTAHPQGCRENVRRQIEYVKGKPKMPGVKNVLVIGCSTGYGLASRIAAAYLGGAATIGVMFERSASGKRTASSGWYNTAAFEEFAHADGLYAKTINGDAFSKEIKAQTAKLIERDLGQVDMVVYSLASPRRTVADGTTYSSVLKTTDTDYTNKSIDLTTRKISEVTVTPATEQEIADTVKVMGGEDWKDWIAALQNAGVLADGAVTVAYSYIGPEITYPMYTNGSIGKAKEHLFRTSQEINKEFSGVTAYISVNKGLVTQSSAAIPIVPLYISILYKVMKEKGLHEGCIEQMYRLFADRLLKEQVPTDERGMIRLDDWEMRGDVQDAVAKAWEQINDDNLEQLADVAGYWDDFYQMFGFQLADVDYAADVETEVSVPSIGE
- a CDS encoding transaldolase; its protein translation is MFVLIDNANIDEIRKLYDGFPYDGVTTNPSILLKEHQNIFRVLKEIRSFIPKESMLHAQLISDTAEKMVEEAHFMLRELGDDLFVKVPVTPEGLRAIRLLRKEDINITATVVYNAMQAFMAAKAGARFAAPYINRLDNMGADGIQVAKDIHDIFRIHNMEAQVLAASFRNSHQVLSLCKYGIGAITAGPDVLRALTYHDATMCADENFEQDFLALVNEVEGTHLK
- a CDS encoding camphor resistance protein CrcB, with the protein product MVEFLLVGAGGFIGCCLRFLITKLILPLPLQMPLATLLSNIIAGFLVGFITGMEKQTAFITPRAKLFLTTGMFGGLSTFSTFSMETVHLFLAADYVRAFGNIVFNLIFSFLGVILGMAAAKLLFKSAPA